The proteins below come from a single Fodinicurvata sp. EGI_FJ10296 genomic window:
- a CDS encoding MFS transporter has product MTAAESAERESAPDQATAFRTPWAAIALLIAIGISAAAQLGKIPPLAETLGVELGLSLVTIGWAMSVITLVSVVFGLSAGSLLGRIAMKKGLLVALALGTAASFAGAFVSSGSGLLAVRAVEGIGYLVITIACPALIAFNAAGRDRALALALWGCFVATGLALMNQLAPLILALDSWRSVFLAGAAMQAAGFAGLLAVSLEEPVRSEPPRLSRLPTRLLAEHRLAFANPAAVGVAAAFFCFAFLHVGFLSFLPLFLRESTGMSAGSAGTAAAAVALIYIPGALVAARAMRRPETGIRVAIGGFVVIGASAAVIYGGATPAAGIVGASLLLGFAGGICGSVCFGLIPLSTPVPDQLRLANGLLAQFGSLAVLVAAPVLAFLVDRGPAANDWAASIPVFAGGSLVAALLLWRLRQKILSAANP; this is encoded by the coding sequence ATGACCGCTGCCGAGTCGGCCGAAAGGGAATCCGCCCCCGACCAGGCGACAGCCTTCCGGACGCCCTGGGCGGCGATCGCCCTTCTGATCGCTATCGGCATCTCCGCGGCGGCTCAACTCGGCAAGATCCCCCCTCTGGCGGAAACGCTGGGCGTTGAGCTTGGGTTGTCGCTGGTCACCATCGGATGGGCGATGTCCGTCATCACCCTTGTCAGCGTCGTCTTCGGCCTGTCCGCCGGAAGCCTGCTGGGGCGGATCGCGATGAAGAAGGGATTGCTGGTTGCGCTGGCGCTCGGAACGGCGGCCAGCTTCGCCGGCGCATTCGTATCCAGTGGCAGCGGACTGCTGGCCGTCCGTGCGGTCGAGGGGATCGGCTATCTCGTGATCACGATCGCCTGCCCGGCGCTGATCGCCTTCAACGCGGCGGGGCGGGATCGTGCCCTGGCATTGGCGCTATGGGGCTGCTTCGTTGCAACGGGGCTGGCGCTGATGAATCAGCTCGCCCCCCTGATCCTGGCATTAGACTCGTGGCGCTCGGTTTTCCTGGCGGGCGCCGCCATGCAGGCGGCGGGATTCGCGGGTCTTCTGGCGGTCTCTCTGGAAGAGCCCGTACGGTCAGAGCCACCCCGCCTTTCCAGGCTCCCGACACGACTGTTGGCCGAGCATCGCCTCGCCTTCGCCAATCCCGCTGCGGTGGGTGTTGCGGCGGCCTTCTTCTGCTTTGCATTCCTGCATGTCGGATTCCTCAGTTTCCTGCCCCTGTTTCTTCGAGAAAGCACCGGCATGAGCGCCGGCAGCGCCGGCACCGCCGCAGCCGCCGTGGCGTTGATCTACATACCCGGAGCGCTGGTTGCCGCCCGCGCCATGCGCCGCCCGGAAACCGGCATTCGAGTGGCGATTGGCGGCTTTGTTGTCATCGGCGCGTCGGCCGCGGTCATCTATGGCGGCGCAACACCTGCTGCCGGTATCGTGGGGGCCAGCCTGCTGCTCGGCTTCGCCGGCGGCATCTGTGGCTCGGTATGCTTTGGCCTGATACCGCTCAGCACACCCGTGCCGGATCAACTCCGGCTGGCCAATGGTCTGCTCGCCCAGTTCGGCAGTCTGGCGGTGCTTGTCGCCGCCCCGGTGCTCGCTTTTCTGGTCGATCGAGGACCTGCGGCAAACGACTGGGCGGCATCGATACCGGTCTTTGCGGGGGGATCTTTGGTCGCGGCACTGCTCCTGTGGCGGCTGCGCCAGAAAATACTGTCGGCCGCCAACCCCTGA
- a CDS encoding tRNA (guanine(46)-N(7))-methyltransferase TrmB, which translates to MTGKVDSVPPNQPSSGMGGFHGRRVGRGLRDGQRALLQTLLPALAVPDEPNRTGALAPMDLFPPGVDEVGLEIGFGSGEHLLALLSASPHLAMIGCEPFTNGMASLLRQVEGTGIVNRLRLHGDDAGPVLRRLADASLSRVYLLFPDPWPKRRHAGRRFLQRETLDEMARLLADGGTLRMASDHPIMVDWMLRQARPHPSFTWEVSGVGDWRNRPEGWPPTRYEAKRLHGEPCYFTFTRHNRPSNQAPS; encoded by the coding sequence ATGACCGGCAAGGTGGATTCAGTCCCTCCCAATCAGCCCTCATCCGGCATGGGCGGCTTTCACGGCCGCCGCGTCGGCCGTGGGCTCAGAGACGGCCAGCGCGCACTCCTTCAAACGCTTCTGCCCGCATTGGCGGTTCCGGATGAACCGAACCGGACCGGCGCACTGGCGCCGATGGATCTGTTTCCGCCCGGTGTCGATGAAGTCGGCCTGGAAATCGGGTTTGGCAGCGGCGAGCATCTGCTGGCTCTGCTGTCAGCATCGCCGCATCTGGCGATGATCGGATGCGAACCGTTCACCAACGGCATGGCGAGCCTGCTGCGTCAGGTCGAGGGCACCGGGATCGTCAACCGGCTTCGGCTGCATGGCGACGATGCCGGGCCTGTTCTGCGCCGGCTCGCGGATGCCAGCCTGAGCCGGGTATATCTGCTGTTTCCCGATCCGTGGCCCAAGCGCCGCCACGCCGGGCGCCGGTTCCTGCAGCGTGAAACGCTTGACGAAATGGCGCGGCTGCTGGCCGACGGCGGGACGCTGCGGATGGCCAGCGATCATCCGATCATGGTCGACTGGATGCTGAGGCAGGCACGCCCGCATCCATCCTTCACATGGGAAGTCTCGGGCGTTGGGGATTGGCGCAACCGTCCCGAAGGCTGGCCGCCGACACGGTACGAGGCAAAACGCCTGCATGGCGAGCCCTGCTATTTCACCTTCACACGGCACAACCGCCCGAGCAATCAGGCCCCATCATGA
- a CDS encoding helix-turn-helix transcriptional regulator, whose protein sequence is MIDTPPGACGGPATPARNPLGPKYTAPNPIDIHVGGRLRQRRTLLGMSQEKLGDLLGLTFQQIQKYERGTNRIGASRLYELSVILQVPVGHFFDGAPSLSGKDAFGVAEDADYDDPMMRRETLELIRSYYQIRDVAVRRRILDLTRSLAGHGDDDDDSHADDGNTPA, encoded by the coding sequence ATGATCGACACCCCACCCGGCGCCTGCGGCGGTCCGGCAACACCGGCCCGCAACCCGCTCGGGCCCAAATATACCGCTCCCAACCCGATCGACATTCATGTCGGCGGCCGCCTGCGCCAACGCCGGACGCTGCTGGGCATGTCGCAGGAAAAACTGGGCGACCTGCTCGGATTGACGTTTCAGCAGATCCAGAAATACGAACGTGGCACAAACCGGATCGGCGCCAGCCGCCTTTACGAGCTAAGCGTCATACTGCAGGTTCCGGTCGGCCATTTCTTTGACGGCGCGCCCTCCCTCTCCGGCAAGGATGCCTTTGGTGTCGCCGAGGACGCGGACTATGACGATCCGATGATGCGCCGGGAAACACTCGAACTCATCCGCAGCTATTATCAGATACGCGACGTGGCCGTACGGCGCCGGATCCTCGACTTGACCCGCAGCCTTGCCGGCCATGGCGACGACGATGACGACTCGCACGCCGACGACGGAAACACACCGGCCTGA
- the lnt gene encoding apolipoprotein N-acyltransferase: MRLETVPRWRRLGLALFLGALVALALPPFFAVPVLLVLIPGLLALIDAANGRWEIFFTGWVFGFGMFVSGLYWIAWALTVDLAAFWWLIPFAIAGLPAFLAILTGLVALAWRRLPLADPTARAVAFAVIFSAAEALRGVMLTGFPWNLLGYGWTGWLPVLQSVSVIGIHGLSFLTILVAALPYGLLLGPRRSAASRQSGWATAAGIALFALIAIGGWARLAAVQDSPAVADVTLRLVQPNVAQESKWDADQWPAIFDRLLTMSREDATDITHVIWPETAIPYFLTQDGGARSMIAESVPPEGLILTGAPRLQGDWSDPGRRIYNSLSAVNGSGDVVATYDKVHLVPFGEYVPLRSLLPIDKITPGRIDFSPGPGLRTLHLDGLPPVGPLICYEVIFPGRVIGSDDRPEWLLNVTNDAWYGHTSGPYQHFAISRVRAAEEGMPVVRVANTGISGVVDSAGRVLSRLGLGQQGIIDTTLPGVWPSRTVFSVVGNWALFGLLLLGCAVAVAADRLRR, encoded by the coding sequence ATGAGGCTGGAGACCGTGCCGCGCTGGCGGCGCCTGGGTCTGGCGCTTTTCCTCGGTGCGCTGGTTGCCCTTGCCCTGCCGCCGTTCTTCGCGGTCCCCGTCCTGTTGGTCCTGATCCCGGGGCTGCTGGCACTCATTGACGCCGCCAACGGTCGCTGGGAGATATTTTTCACGGGCTGGGTATTCGGTTTCGGAATGTTCGTGTCCGGTCTCTACTGGATCGCCTGGGCACTCACGGTCGATCTCGCCGCTTTCTGGTGGCTGATCCCCTTTGCCATCGCCGGGTTGCCTGCGTTTCTGGCGATCCTGACCGGGCTGGTCGCCCTCGCCTGGCGTCGCCTGCCGCTGGCGGACCCGACGGCCCGCGCCGTCGCCTTCGCGGTCATCTTCAGTGCAGCCGAAGCACTGCGCGGGGTGATGCTGACAGGCTTCCCCTGGAACCTGCTGGGCTACGGCTGGACCGGGTGGTTGCCCGTTCTGCAGTCGGTTTCCGTGATCGGAATCCACGGTCTGTCGTTTCTGACCATTCTGGTCGCCGCTCTGCCCTATGGTTTGCTCTTGGGCCCCCGACGTAGCGCCGCCAGCCGCCAATCGGGATGGGCCACCGCCGCCGGCATCGCCCTGTTTGCCCTGATCGCGATCGGCGGTTGGGCGCGGCTCGCCGCTGTCCAGGACAGTCCGGCGGTCGCGGATGTGACGCTGCGCCTCGTCCAGCCGAATGTGGCGCAGGAAAGCAAATGGGATGCCGACCAATGGCCGGCAATTTTCGACCGTCTGCTGACCATGAGCCGGGAGGACGCCACCGATATCACCCATGTGATCTGGCCGGAAACCGCGATCCCGTATTTTCTTACCCAGGACGGCGGCGCCCGGTCGATGATTGCCGAAAGCGTTCCGCCGGAGGGGCTGATCCTGACCGGCGCGCCAAGGCTGCAGGGCGATTGGTCGGACCCTGGGCGCCGGATCTACAACAGCCTTTCGGCCGTGAACGGATCGGGTGACGTCGTCGCGACTTACGACAAGGTCCATCTGGTCCCGTTCGGCGAGTATGTCCCGCTGCGCTCGCTGCTGCCGATCGACAAGATCACACCGGGCCGCATCGACTTCTCGCCGGGGCCCGGGCTGCGCACGCTCCACCTCGATGGTCTCCCGCCGGTCGGACCGCTGATCTGTTACGAGGTGATCTTTCCCGGACGTGTCATCGGGTCCGACGACCGGCCCGAATGGCTGCTGAACGTCACGAATGACGCCTGGTACGGCCATACCAGCGGGCCCTATCAGCATTTCGCCATCAGCCGGGTCCGAGCCGCCGAGGAAGGGATGCCGGTGGTGCGGGTCGCAAATACCGGGATCAGCGGTGTGGTCGATTCGGCCGGCCGCGTTCTGTCGCGTCTGGGGCTGGGCCAGCAGGGCATTATCGACACAACACTACCGGGTGTATGGCCGAGCAGAACAGTGTTCAGCGTGGTCGGGAACTGGGCACTGTTCGGGCTTTTATTACTTGGATGTGCGGTCGCTGTTGCTGCCGACCGATTACGGCGTTGA
- a CDS encoding hemolysin family protein, with translation MTDTSISRQTQSSGGNDRGANGAGADAEPSSRSSKQSTTLGGLFRGWLTASLKGRADNDWRDAIEDLIDTSSELDTSIPAAERDLIGNILRLRELTVYDVMIPRADIVAVDVSSTMEELLYALAKHPHSRLPIYRDSLDDVVGIVHIKDVLAQMAASPSFKLKEIVRDVLIVAPSMTVLELLFEMRESRQHLALVVDEFGGIDGLVTIEDLVEEIVGDIADEHDTNQSPEMRHIGDGTWAIDARVPLEVLEETFGTLVDPEDEEDIDTVGGLVFSLAGRIPGRGELIRHDAGLEFEIVDADPRRIRRLVVRQDPAPRTKGEADLSTENQRGAAPTPDAAGTGHEGREHTPEPEGPSGPKSTVGPESDGPDRQPGTAGPAA, from the coding sequence ATGACGGACACTTCCATAAGTCGACAAACGCAGTCCTCCGGCGGCAATGATCGTGGCGCAAATGGCGCCGGCGCCGACGCGGAGCCTTCCTCTCGATCCTCGAAGCAATCCACGACCCTTGGCGGGCTGTTCCGGGGCTGGCTGACCGCCAGCCTTAAGGGGCGGGCGGACAATGACTGGCGCGACGCCATCGAGGATCTGATCGACACGTCCAGCGAACTGGACACGTCCATTCCGGCGGCGGAACGCGATCTGATCGGCAACATCCTCCGACTGCGGGAACTGACCGTCTATGACGTGATGATTCCCCGAGCGGATATCGTCGCGGTCGATGTCTCCTCAACGATGGAGGAATTGCTGTACGCGCTCGCCAAACATCCTCACAGCCGGTTGCCAATCTATCGGGACTCTCTCGATGATGTCGTCGGCATTGTCCATATCAAGGATGTTCTGGCGCAGATGGCGGCGTCCCCGTCATTCAAGCTCAAGGAAATCGTCCGCGACGTCCTGATCGTCGCGCCGAGCATGACGGTGCTGGAACTGCTCTTCGAAATGCGTGAGTCACGACAGCATCTGGCACTTGTCGTCGACGAATTCGGTGGCATCGATGGTCTGGTGACGATCGAGGATCTCGTCGAGGAAATCGTCGGCGACATCGCCGACGAGCACGACACCAATCAATCGCCGGAGATGCGCCATATCGGCGACGGCACCTGGGCCATTGACGCGCGCGTTCCTCTGGAGGTTCTGGAGGAGACATTCGGCACGCTGGTCGACCCCGAGGACGAGGAAGACATCGACACCGTCGGCGGACTGGTCTTCTCCCTGGCTGGCCGGATTCCGGGCCGCGGCGAACTGATCAGGCACGACGCCGGCCTCGAATTCGAAATCGTCGACGCGGATCCGCGCCGGATCCGCCGCCTCGTGGTTCGTCAGGATCCCGCCCCCCGCACCAAAGGCGAAGCAGACCTGTCCACCGAGAACCAAAGGGGCGCAGCACCTACGCCCGATGCAGCCGGGACCGGCCATGAAGGCCGCGAGCACACCCCCGAGCCGGAAGGGCCGTCCGGGCCGAAATCCACGGTGGGCCCGGAGTCCGATGGCCCCGATCGGCAACCCGGGACGGCCGGCCCGGCCGCATGA
- the ybeY gene encoding rRNA maturation RNase YbeY yields MADREILTTGDNDNGDGADIALTVDDERWNDILGEAPLDLVSPIVHAALAAGPRLGGPELGTDVCLGLTFTDDEAVRTLNRDYRDRDNATNVLSFALQDGEPIPQPDGVPVELGDLVLAYDTILQEADLQGCPVRHHLLHLIAHGVLHLLGYDHLTDTEAEEMERIEIDVLARFSIPNPYQEDTP; encoded by the coding sequence ATGGCCGATCGTGAAATCCTGACTACCGGCGACAATGACAACGGGGATGGTGCCGATATCGCGTTAACCGTCGATGATGAGCGATGGAACGACATTCTCGGCGAAGCGCCCCTCGATCTGGTGTCTCCCATCGTGCATGCGGCGTTGGCCGCCGGGCCGCGCCTAGGGGGTCCCGAACTCGGCACCGATGTCTGTCTGGGGCTGACCTTCACCGATGACGAAGCCGTTCGGACACTGAATCGGGACTATCGCGACCGCGACAACGCGACCAATGTCCTGTCATTTGCGCTTCAGGATGGGGAACCGATCCCGCAACCCGACGGAGTCCCGGTCGAACTCGGGGACCTTGTCCTGGCTTATGACACGATATTGCAGGAGGCTGACCTTCAAGGATGCCCCGTGCGGCACCATCTGTTGCATTTGATCGCGCATGGGGTCCTGCATCTACTGGGGTACGACCACCTGACCGACACTGAAGCCGAGGAAATGGAGCGGATCGAAATCGACGTTCTCGCCCGGTTTTCCATACCCAACCCTTACCAGGAGGATACCCCGTAG
- a CDS encoding PhoH family protein translates to MTQAPEARIAVSFNDNRLVPLLYGEHDTHLVRIEHQMGVRLASRGNEITVIGAQGAADSAVTVLKTLWNRLERGLTIGNAEIDTVIRMMESGPGEPETTAALSRFNRTDNLIRTKKRLITPRTVTQAQYIDALSQSDLAFGLGPAGTGKTYLAVAYGVSLLIQGRVERLVLSRPAVEAGERLGFLPGDLKEKVDPYLRPLYDALYDTLPMETVTKHMENAVIEIAPLAFMRGRTLSNAYVILDEAQNTTTMQMRMVLTRLGEGSRMVITGDLSQIDLPHGTRSGLADAVSILDGMDGVSLVRFSDADVVRHELVARIVRAYEKADRNRHEGRAERRLQNPHASIDGLPKDVLPENGVAEDGLRDDRDIPQDGEAGRAAAPVTISDSTNGRS, encoded by the coding sequence TTGACGCAGGCGCCGGAAGCTCGCATCGCCGTTTCGTTCAATGATAACCGTTTGGTCCCGCTCCTGTACGGAGAACACGATACGCATCTGGTTCGCATCGAACACCAGATGGGCGTACGTCTGGCGTCGCGGGGCAATGAGATTACGGTGATCGGCGCACAAGGCGCCGCGGACAGCGCCGTTACGGTGTTGAAAACACTATGGAACCGTTTGGAACGGGGGTTGACCATCGGCAATGCTGAAATCGACACAGTCATTCGGATGATGGAGTCCGGGCCGGGTGAACCGGAAACGACGGCGGCCCTCAGCCGGTTCAACCGCACTGACAACCTGATCCGAACGAAAAAGCGGCTGATCACGCCGCGAACCGTGACGCAGGCGCAGTACATCGACGCCCTGTCCCAGTCGGACCTTGCCTTTGGTCTCGGACCGGCCGGAACCGGCAAGACCTATCTGGCTGTTGCCTACGGGGTTTCGCTACTGATTCAGGGGCGGGTGGAGCGTCTGGTCCTGTCGCGTCCTGCCGTCGAGGCCGGGGAACGACTGGGATTTCTGCCCGGCGACCTGAAGGAAAAGGTCGATCCCTATCTTCGTCCTCTTTACGACGCGTTGTACGACACATTGCCGATGGAGACCGTCACAAAGCATATGGAGAATGCCGTCATCGAGATCGCGCCGCTGGCGTTCATGCGCGGGCGTACCCTGTCGAACGCTTACGTGATTCTCGACGAGGCGCAGAATACGACCACGATGCAGATGCGGATGGTGCTGACGCGACTCGGCGAAGGCAGCCGCATGGTCATAACCGGCGACCTCAGCCAGATCGATCTGCCCCACGGCACCCGATCCGGACTGGCCGATGCGGTGTCCATTCTCGACGGAATGGATGGGGTGTCTCTCGTCCGGTTCAGCGACGCCGATGTCGTCCGGCACGAACTGGTCGCGCGCATCGTCCGCGCCTATGAAAAGGCGGATCGCAACCGGCACGAGGGGCGTGCGGAGCGTCGCCTGCAGAATCCGCACGCCTCGATCGACGGGCTGCCAAAGGACGTGTTGCCGGAAAACGGGGTAGCGGAGGACGGGCTGCGCGACGACCGGGACATCCCTCAGGACGGCGAGGCCGGCCGTGCGGCCGCGCCGGTGACGATATCGGACTCGACCAATGGCCGATCGTGA
- the miaB gene encoding tRNA (N6-isopentenyl adenosine(37)-C2)-methylthiotransferase MiaB, with amino-acid sequence MLDDAPTATPDEAAGATRKRGLYIKTYGCQMNVYDSARMSDVLAPLGFQPVSRPDQADMVILNTCHIREKAAEKVFSELGRLRDQRDESGRHDQIIAVGGCVAQAEGEEILRRAPYVSMVFGPQTYHTLPEMLARIERDTGQSILNTDFPAESKFDSLPEEFASQGPSAFLSVQEGCDKFCTFCVVPYTRGAEFSRPVATILEEARRMVAGGVREITLLGQNVNALHAEGPDGREWGLGRLCRALAEIDGLERLRYTTSHPRDMDDDLIAAHRDVPALMPFLHLPVQSGSDRLLQAMNRKHTSDDYRRIVDKLRTARPDLALSSDFIVGFPGETDSDFAQTLRLVNDVGYAQAYSFKYSPRPGTPAAGLGDPVPHDVADDRLQSLQQLLNAQQQSFNDRCIGATMPVLFERPGRHPGQKIGRSPFMQSVHAQCPDRLQGRVADVLITRARPNSLGGDIVTGVQAAGIRVDDADTHAPRRTSPEG; translated from the coding sequence ATGCTTGATGACGCCCCAACCGCCACGCCCGACGAAGCTGCCGGCGCCACGCGGAAGCGCGGGCTCTATATCAAAACCTATGGCTGCCAGATGAACGTCTATGACAGTGCACGGATGTCCGACGTCCTGGCGCCGCTTGGCTTTCAGCCGGTATCCCGGCCGGATCAGGCCGACATGGTGATTTTGAATACGTGCCACATCCGGGAAAAAGCGGCGGAAAAGGTGTTTTCCGAGTTGGGGCGGCTGCGCGATCAGCGCGACGAGTCCGGTCGCCACGATCAGATCATTGCGGTCGGCGGATGCGTGGCCCAGGCCGAAGGCGAGGAAATTCTTCGCCGTGCGCCGTATGTCTCGATGGTTTTCGGACCCCAGACCTATCACACGCTGCCGGAAATGCTGGCACGGATCGAACGCGACACCGGCCAGTCGATACTGAACACGGATTTTCCGGCGGAAAGCAAATTCGACAGTCTGCCCGAGGAATTCGCGTCTCAGGGACCCTCGGCTTTTCTGTCTGTGCAAGAAGGCTGCGACAAATTCTGCACCTTCTGCGTCGTACCCTACACACGCGGGGCCGAATTCTCGCGACCGGTCGCCACCATTCTTGAGGAAGCCCGCCGCATGGTCGCCGGCGGCGTCCGGGAAATCACGCTGCTCGGCCAGAACGTCAACGCCCTGCACGCAGAGGGGCCGGACGGCCGGGAATGGGGGCTGGGACGGCTATGCCGCGCTCTGGCCGAGATCGACGGTCTGGAACGCCTCCGCTACACGACGTCGCATCCCCGCGACATGGACGACGACCTGATTGCCGCCCATCGCGATGTTCCGGCCTTGATGCCGTTCCTGCATCTACCGGTCCAGAGCGGATCGGACCGGTTACTGCAGGCAATGAACAGGAAACATACATCCGACGACTACCGTCGTATCGTCGACAAACTGCGCACTGCCCGGCCCGATCTGGCGCTGAGTTCCGATTTCATTGTCGGTTTTCCCGGTGAAACCGATTCCGATTTTGCCCAGACACTTCGACTGGTCAACGATGTTGGTTATGCACAGGCCTACAGCTTCAAATACTCACCCAGACCGGGCACGCCGGCGGCCGGATTGGGCGATCCTGTGCCCCACGACGTGGCCGACGATCGGTTGCAGAGCCTTCAACAGCTATTGAACGCGCAACAACAGTCTTTCAACGACCGTTGCATTGGTGCGACCATGCCGGTTCTGTTCGAACGCCCCGGTCGTCATCCGGGACAGAAGATCGGCCGGTCGCCCTTCATGCAATCTGTCCACGCCCAATGCCCGGACAGATTGCAGGGTCGGGTCGCAGATGTCTTGATTACCCGGGCGCGACCCAATAGCCTTGGGGGCGACATCGTTACCGGCGTTCAGGCGGCCGGTATCCGGGTGGACGATGCAGACACGCACGCACCACGCCGCACTTCGCCCGAGGGATAA
- a CDS encoding lysophospholipid acyltransferase family protein: protein MTPQPRRYHKDALHAACSPALGPVRLLAYALLTLALLPVQWLAVIFRRPLSYRLPVWYHRLCCRILGIEVVVHGRVSRHRPTLFVSNHSSYLDIPVLGSRIEGSFVAKTEVGSWPLFGTLARLQHTVFVDRRARNAKRDSQSLRSRLDRGDCMILFPEGTSSDGNRTLAFKSALFGVAGVHAGTASPALTVQPVSIVPTHLDGIPLGREYRAVYAWYGDTDLAPHLWSMIGMGRLRVQIAFHEPVSAARFTNRKALADHCWCEVADGVAGLLSGRRGQKGRCTATDDRAAA from the coding sequence ATGACGCCTCAGCCCCGGCGGTACCACAAAGACGCGTTGCATGCCGCCTGCAGCCCGGCCCTTGGGCCGGTACGGCTGCTCGCATACGCGCTACTGACGCTGGCACTGCTGCCCGTTCAATGGCTGGCCGTGATTTTCAGGCGGCCGCTCAGCTACCGCTTGCCGGTATGGTATCACCGACTCTGCTGCCGCATTCTCGGCATCGAGGTCGTTGTCCATGGCCGGGTGAGCCGCCACCGGCCGACCCTGTTCGTCAGCAATCATTCATCGTATCTGGATATCCCTGTGTTGGGCTCGCGGATCGAGGGCAGCTTCGTCGCCAAGACCGAAGTGGGATCGTGGCCGCTTTTCGGCACTCTGGCCCGTCTTCAACATACCGTATTCGTCGACCGAAGAGCCCGGAACGCAAAAAGAGACAGCCAATCGCTGCGTTCGCGTCTGGACCGGGGCGACTGCATGATTCTGTTTCCCGAAGGCACCAGCAGCGACGGCAACCGGACCCTTGCGTTCAAGTCAGCCCTGTTCGGTGTCGCGGGTGTTCACGCCGGTACGGCGTCACCGGCACTCACCGTCCAGCCCGTGTCCATCGTGCCAACCCATCTGGACGGCATTCCGCTGGGGCGGGAATACCGTGCGGTTTATGCGTGGTATGGCGATACGGATCTGGCTCCCCATCTCTGGTCAATGATCGGTATGGGACGGCTTCGCGTTCAGATCGCGTTTCACGAGCCAGTATCGGCCGCCCGGTTCACCAACCGGAAAGCACTGGCCGATCATTGCTGGTGCGAGGTCGCCGACGGCGTGGCCGGCCTGCTGTCCGGCAGAAGGGGGCAGAAGGGCCGGTGCACGGCCACTGATGATCGCGCCGCCGCCTGA
- a CDS encoding GNAT family N-acyltransferase, with product MVDQASVDQSSASPNGCSWALRAGDLEVRLAEGRREIDAAQALRYRIFYQEMAARPSSDTARLERDFDDYDAVADHMLVLDRSIGSGPDAVVGTYRLIRREAAARCGGFYTATEFDIGGILSLPGEVLELGRSCVDARHRTGQCMQLLWRGIAAYVFDHDIKLMFGCGSLPGVEPAALKLPLSYLHHHHLAPPPLRPRAIDSRYTSIDLMPADEIDHRGALTALPPLLKGYLRLGGMVGDGAVIDHQFNTTDVCILVKTDLVTAKYYRHYEKREKRPVAIYSS from the coding sequence ATGGTAGACCAGGCATCCGTCGACCAATCGTCGGCCAGCCCGAACGGCTGTTCATGGGCGCTTCGCGCCGGCGATCTCGAAGTACGACTGGCTGAAGGGCGCCGTGAGATCGATGCGGCGCAGGCCCTGCGCTATCGGATTTTCTATCAGGAGATGGCCGCCCGGCCGTCCAGTGACACGGCGCGCCTGGAACGCGATTTCGATGATTACGACGCGGTCGCCGATCACATGCTTGTGCTCGACCGGTCGATCGGAAGCGGACCGGACGCCGTGGTCGGTACCTACAGGCTGATACGTCGCGAGGCGGCGGCGCGGTGCGGTGGCTTCTACACAGCCACGGAGTTCGACATCGGCGGCATCCTTTCGCTGCCAGGCGAGGTCCTGGAACTAGGCCGCTCCTGTGTCGATGCCCGGCATAGAACGGGTCAGTGCATGCAACTGTTGTGGCGCGGTATTGCGGCCTATGTCTTTGATCACGACATCAAGCTGATGTTCGGCTGCGGCAGCTTGCCAGGGGTCGAACCGGCCGCCTTGAAGCTTCCGCTGTCCTATCTGCATCATCATCATCTCGCTCCTCCGCCGCTTCGTCCCCGGGCGATCGACTCGCGATACACCAGTATCGATCTGATGCCGGCAGATGAAATCGATCACCGCGGCGCGCTCACTGCCCTTCCACCGCTGCTCAAAGGATATCTTCGGCTCGGAGGAATGGTGGGCGACGGGGCGGTCATCGACCATCAGTTCAATACGACTGATGTCTGCATCCTGGTGAAGACCGATCTCGTCACGGCCAAATACTATCGGCACTATGAAAAACGCGAGAAACGTCCGGTCGCAATTTACTCGTCATGA
- a CDS encoding MucR family transcriptional regulator: MTNEAPSNEYLVLTSQIVAAHVRNNTVAMSDLPQLIEQVYKSLANAGREPSPQQERPQPAVPVKKSVHPDYIVCLEDGKQLKMLKRHLKTAYNMTPEDYRERWGLSADYPMVAPNYAKQRSMLAKEIGLGTRGRKDA; this comes from the coding sequence ATGACCAACGAAGCACCGTCAAATGAGTATCTTGTTCTGACCTCGCAGATCGTGGCGGCGCATGTCCGCAACAACACGGTCGCCATGTCGGATCTGCCGCAGTTGATCGAACAGGTCTACAAGAGCCTGGCGAATGCCGGTCGGGAGCCAAGCCCCCAGCAGGAGCGCCCACAGCCCGCCGTCCCCGTCAAGAAATCCGTGCATCCGGATTATATTGTCTGCCTCGAAGATGGGAAGCAGCTAAAAATGCTCAAGCGCCATCTGAAAACGGCCTATAACATGACGCCGGAAGACTACCGGGAAAGGTGGGGATTGTCGGCTGATTATCCCATGGTTGCCCCAAATTACGCAAAGCAGCGCAGTATGCTCGCAAAAGAAATCGGTCTCGGCACCCGAGGGCGCAAGGACGCCTGA